Proteins encoded together in one Lathyrus oleraceus cultivar Zhongwan6 chromosome 5, CAAS_Psat_ZW6_1.0, whole genome shotgun sequence window:
- the LOC127081289 gene encoding uncharacterized protein LOC127081289: MAKYEAYIYSIEATIDLRIKLLEVYGDLVMVISQVKGDWETQDRKFIPYKEHNRKPIPYFEEISFHHIPREENQLADALVTLASMFKVKWKNEALAIHIDHLNEPAHYLAIEADPDDKPWFHDIKTFMEKQQYPDGISITNKKALRSFIPSFLKW, translated from the coding sequence ATGGCAAAATATGAGGCATATATTTACAGTATCGAGGCGACCATCGACTTAAGGATCAAGCTTCTTGAGGTATATGGAGATTTAGTTATGGTAATCAGTCAAGTAAAAGGTGATTGGGAAACTCAGGATAGAAAGTTTATTCCTTATAAAGAGCACAACAGAAAACCGATACCCTACTTTGAAGAAATCTCTTTTCATCATATTCCTAGGGAAGAGAATCAGTTAGCAGACGCTCTAGTTACGTTGGCATCTATGTTTAAAGTCaagtggaagaatgaagcacTAGCTATCCATATTGACCACTTGAATGAACCAGCACATTATCTAGCAATCGAGGCAGATCCTGATGATAAGCCGTGGTTTCATGACATAAAGACATTTATGGAGAAACAACAATATCCCGATGGTATATCTATTACTAATAAGAAAGCTTTGAGAAGCTTTATTCCAAGTTTTCTTAAAtggtga